In Carya illinoinensis cultivar Pawnee chromosome 9, C.illinoinensisPawnee_v1, whole genome shotgun sequence, the following are encoded in one genomic region:
- the LOC122277156 gene encoding ubiquitin-conjugating enzyme E2 22-like: MATNENLPPNVIKQLAKELKNLDESPPEGIKVGVNDDDFSTIYGDIDGPAGTPYENGVFRMKLLLSHDFPHSPPKGYFLTKIFHPNIANNGEICVNTLKKDWNPSLGLRHVLIVVRCLLIEPFPESALNEQAGKMLLENYEEYARHARLYTGIHAKPKPKFKSGAISESTTALNVDQTNTSVLNADQKSISPGAALPLPSPPAPSTTATRGNGPEQPAAVAPTADTGVSGSAPATAINPQKKEGGLAKVQADKKKIDARKKSLKRL, encoded by the exons ATG gcGACTAATGAAAATCTTCCACCAAATGTTATCAAGCAACTTGCAAAGGAATTGAAGAATCTTGATGAATCACCCCCTGAGGGTATCAAAGTTGGAGTAAACGATGATGATTTTTCAACCATATATGGTGATATTGATGGCCCAG CTGGGactccatatgaaaatggtgttTTCCGCATGAAGTTATTATTATCTCATGACTTTCCACACTCTCCTCCCAAAG GTTACTTCCTGACTAAGATTTTCCATCCAAACATTGCAAACAATGGTGAGATCTGTGTCAACACACTTAAAAAGGATTGGAATCCGAGTCTTGGGTTACGGCATGTTCTCATT GTAGTTAGGTGTTTATTGATTGAACCATTTCCAGAATCAGCTTTGAATGAACAAGCTGGCAAGATGCTGCTTGAGAATTATGAGGAGTATGCTAGACATGCTAG GCTTTATACTGGGATCCATGCTAAGCCAAAACCCAAGTTTAAATCGGGAGCTATATCCGAGTCCACCACTGCATTGAATGTTGACCAGACCAATACCTCAGTTCTTAATGCTGATCAGAAGAGCATATCACCAGGTGCTGCCTTGCCATTACCATCCCCACCGGCCCCTTCTACAACAGCCACCAGGGGAAATGGGCCAGAGCAGCCAGCTGCCGTAGCACCCACAGCAGACACTGGAGTTAGTGGGTCTGCTCCGGCCACAGCGATCAATCCACAAAAGAAGGAAGGTGGATTGGCAAAAGTTCAGGCagacaagaaaaaaatagatgcaAGAAAGAAAAGTTTGAAGAGATTATAA